The following coding sequences lie in one Haladaptatus sp. DJG-WS-42 genomic window:
- the dph5 gene encoding diphthine synthase, giving the protein MLTFIGLGLYDERSITIEGQEALRETDRVFAEFYTSKLVGTTLEAVEEYHDITIEVRDREGVEQHPEPILDAAESESVAFLTAGDTMISTTHVDLRLRAAERGIETRIIHGTTAEAAASSLTGLQNYRFGKATTLPFPYTESMGIPQSVIDTIEANRERGHHTLCYLDIKAERGDYMTADVAASLLAEDWDEDMLAVVVARAGSPDPIVAADRLDALATRDFGEPLHLLVIPGDLHHMEGEALAELAGAPRDAVEELSPN; this is encoded by the coding sequence ATGCTCACGTTCATCGGCCTCGGTCTCTACGACGAACGCTCTATCACCATCGAAGGGCAGGAAGCCCTTCGCGAGACCGACCGCGTCTTTGCAGAGTTCTACACCAGCAAACTCGTCGGCACGACCCTCGAAGCCGTCGAGGAGTACCACGACATCACCATCGAGGTGCGTGACCGCGAAGGCGTCGAACAACACCCAGAACCAATCTTGGACGCCGCAGAAAGCGAATCCGTTGCATTCCTCACCGCCGGTGATACGATGATTTCCACGACGCACGTAGACCTCAGACTTCGGGCGGCAGAACGCGGCATCGAAACCCGAATCATCCACGGCACCACCGCCGAAGCCGCCGCTAGTTCGCTCACCGGCCTTCAGAACTACCGCTTCGGGAAGGCAACCACGCTTCCGTTCCCCTACACCGAGTCAATGGGCATCCCCCAGAGCGTCATCGACACCATCGAAGCCAACCGCGAGCGCGGCCACCACACCCTCTGTTATCTCGACATCAAAGCAGAGAGAGGTGACTATATGACGGCGGATGTGGCTGCGTCGCTGTTAGCTGAGGATTGGGACGAAGACATGCTCGCCGTCGTCGTCGCTCGTGCGGGTAGTCCAGACCCCATCGTCGCCGCAGACCGCCTTGACGCGCTCGCCACGCGAGATTTCGGTGAGCCACTCCACTTGCTCGTCATCCCCGGCGACCTCCACCACATGGAAGGAGAAGCGCTCGCAGAACTCGCTGGTGCGCCACGCGATGCCGTCGAAGAACTGAGTCCGAACTAA
- a CDS encoding TIGR04206 family protein, whose protein sequence is MDSSSNRAAVRRLLALLVVGLLPWTIILVNGQFTFIFSFGLVNTNPFHLTNLFAYLTQFTLGLPRSLQAWPASTLLYIGALVSAATGFFGSEDERLTGGLLVFAGGAQFYLTVGLIASLGTRVFPLGMIALWTVAWWFYAPALKRIFRHDG, encoded by the coding sequence ATGGATTCGTCCTCGAATCGGGCTGCTGTCCGTCGCCTGCTCGCGCTTCTCGTCGTCGGACTTCTTCCGTGGACGATTATCCTCGTAAACGGCCAGTTCACGTTTATCTTCTCGTTTGGCCTCGTGAACACGAACCCCTTCCATCTCACGAATCTCTTTGCCTACCTTACGCAGTTCACACTTGGTCTTCCCCGCTCGCTCCAAGCGTGGCCCGCGAGCACCTTACTCTACATTGGCGCGCTCGTGAGCGCAGCGACCGGATTTTTTGGCAGTGAAGACGAACGCCTCACCGGCGGGCTGCTCGTGTTCGCCGGTGGCGCGCAGTTTTATCTCACGGTCGGTCTCATCGCCTCACTCGGCACCCGCGTATTCCCGCTCGGGATGATTGCCCTCTGGACGGTTGCGTGGTGGTTTTACGCCCCGGCGCTCAAACGAATTTTCCGGCACGACGGGTAG
- a CDS encoding VOC family protein — translation MDGTLDHVMMRVEELDESLDWYQTHFGYEEKGRWEADTFTNVYLGPPDMHEDGATIELTYNHDDRTYDFGDAWGHIAVRVEDVYDAYEELMDAGVEDYRDPDSCGGSYAFVKDPDGHEIELVERDHGARWSLDHTMLRVEDIEKAIGWYTHKLDYELFRRSEHDSFALYFMKPRGAAAEEMSIELTYNYDGRAYEFGDAWGHVAVRTSDLESYWETLVTRDVDEYRDPESCDFRYAFTHAAGGHEVEILNP, via the coding sequence ATGGACGGAACCCTCGACCACGTGATGATGCGAGTCGAAGAGTTAGACGAATCCCTCGACTGGTACCAAACCCATTTCGGCTACGAGGAGAAAGGGCGCTGGGAGGCTGACACCTTCACTAACGTCTATCTCGGCCCGCCGGACATGCACGAAGACGGTGCGACCATCGAACTCACCTACAACCACGACGACCGAACCTACGACTTTGGCGACGCGTGGGGGCACATCGCCGTGCGCGTCGAAGACGTGTACGACGCCTACGAGGAACTCATGGACGCGGGCGTCGAGGACTACCGCGACCCCGATTCGTGTGGCGGCTCCTACGCCTTCGTCAAGGACCCAGACGGCCACGAAATCGAACTCGTCGAGCGCGACCACGGCGCGCGCTGGTCGCTCGACCACACCATGCTCCGCGTCGAAGACATCGAGAAAGCCATCGGCTGGTACACCCACAAACTCGATTACGAACTGTTCCGCCGCTCCGAACACGACAGCTTCGCGCTTTACTTCATGAAACCGCGCGGCGCAGCAGCCGAAGAAATGTCCATCGAACTCACCTACAACTACGATGGGCGCGCCTACGAATTCGGCGACGCGTGGGGACACGTCGCCGTGCGGACCAGTGATTTAGAATCGTACTGGGAGACGCTCGTCACGCGCGATGTAGACGAATACCGCGACCCGGAGAGCTGTGACTTCCGCTATGCGTTCACCCACGCGGCAGGCGGTCACGAAGTCGAAATTCTGAATCCATAG
- a CDS encoding ATP-binding protein: protein MNAVERWIRVNTGFPFAVMGLILVIGGISHALTHMQNPSRVMAEMIVPVLAGFSLLYASYRVTKNRMTVGEAFHMLVIVFSLLTIALSITVFNIALNVWTNQPIDDPVYGLLVSSGVGAAIGAPLGFFYVNFQKSHMKLDTQYKKSRKLNKQLSVTHRVLRHNLRNELTVLNGATELLKDDPSPENLDEYVPLLDRHIQRLLNITETAQLLERTLEPSKPIQVDITDIALESLAKFRTEYPSVDFKLSAPETAPALAHPLFQEAIDELLDNAIKHNSLTDLQVEISVTTHKENLTRLEILDTGSGIPNVEIEALWQPEETPLSHGAGLGLSFVYSIANQSNTEIQFEENSPSGTIVTIDLPSPTAEKTRQTKNRSHLLTDIFRAAKSFKSDF from the coding sequence ATGAATGCGGTCGAACGATGGATCCGAGTGAATACGGGATTTCCATTTGCTGTGATGGGTCTTATCTTGGTAATTGGCGGGATTTCCCATGCATTAACCCACATGCAAAATCCCTCTCGAGTAATGGCTGAAATGATTGTGCCGGTCTTAGCCGGCTTCTCACTGCTATATGCAAGTTATCGGGTAACAAAAAACAGAATGACAGTAGGTGAAGCCTTCCATATGCTGGTCATTGTATTTTCCCTTCTCACAATCGCCCTCTCCATTACTGTGTTTAATATTGCACTTAACGTGTGGACGAACCAACCGATCGATGACCCAGTATATGGGCTTCTCGTTTCAAGTGGTGTCGGAGCGGCAATTGGCGCTCCACTTGGGTTTTTCTACGTGAACTTTCAGAAAAGCCATATGAAACTCGACACCCAGTACAAGAAGTCTCGTAAGTTGAACAAGCAACTCTCTGTGACCCACCGTGTTCTCAGACACAACCTTAGGAATGAACTTACCGTTCTTAACGGTGCCACAGAACTGTTGAAAGACGATCCTTCTCCTGAAAACTTAGATGAATACGTTCCCCTACTGGACAGGCACATCCAACGTCTGCTTAACATTACGGAGACAGCACAACTTCTCGAACGTACCTTAGAACCAAGTAAACCAATCCAAGTCGATATCACCGATATCGCACTGGAATCGTTGGCGAAATTCAGAACTGAATATCCTTCAGTCGACTTCAAACTATCCGCACCAGAGACTGCCCCAGCCCTTGCACACCCACTATTTCAAGAAGCAATCGACGAGCTATTAGATAACGCAATCAAGCATAACAGTCTCACAGATTTACAAGTTGAGATTTCAGTGACGACCCATAAGGAAAACTTGACGCGTCTGGAAATTTTAGATACAGGGTCTGGGATACCTAACGTCGAGATTGAAGCACTCTGGCAACCAGAGGAAACGCCCCTCTCTCATGGTGCTGGTCTTGGTTTGTCGTTCGTTTATTCTATAGCCAACCAATCAAACACTGAAATTCAGTTTGAAGAAAACTCCCCGTCTGGAACTATCGTCACAATCGATCTACCTTCTCCAACCGCTGAGAAAACCCGCCAGACAAAAAATCGCTCACACCTGTTAACCGATATATTTCGTGCGGCCAAGTCTTTCAAGTCGGATTTCTGA
- a CDS encoding class I SAM-dependent methyltransferase family protein — protein MEVTCVRVPVTEGEETRQQLAGQGVIDDEHEITVEDGQLYIPVSEAVSGYELVTHDAPARDTLTMPAELLGFEPAYERIGNIAIIDEDDETRAREIADAIAQSDLPLDTVINRASKVQGELRVRDWDILVGDSTETVHREYGCEFRLDLATVYFSPRLATERHRVTEQATAGEQVFDMFAGVGPFVIPFAKREATVVGTDLNEAAVMYMEANARRNDVEDRVTAIHGDVRAVAAEYTGWADRIVMNLPHTANEFLDTAVALAGDDCVLHYYDFQSDDDPYGPGEAAIRAAAEPTYDVTVETRHTVRSYAPHEVNVCLDVRLTKA, from the coding sequence ATGGAGGTTACGTGCGTCCGGGTTCCGGTGACCGAGGGGGAGGAAACCCGCCAGCAGCTTGCCGGACAGGGCGTGATAGACGACGAGCACGAGATTACAGTCGAAGACGGACAGCTCTACATCCCCGTCAGCGAAGCAGTCTCCGGCTACGAACTCGTCACTCACGACGCCCCCGCCCGCGATACGCTCACGATGCCAGCAGAGCTTCTCGGTTTCGAGCCTGCTTACGAGCGCATTGGGAACATTGCCATCATCGACGAGGACGACGAGACCCGCGCACGGGAGATTGCAGACGCAATCGCACAGTCTGATTTACCGCTCGATACGGTGATCAATCGCGCCTCGAAGGTGCAAGGCGAGTTGCGGGTGCGCGACTGGGACATTCTCGTCGGCGACAGCACGGAAACCGTCCACCGAGAGTACGGCTGTGAGTTTCGCTTAGACCTCGCGACGGTGTATTTCTCGCCACGACTCGCAACCGAACGCCACCGCGTGACCGAACAAGCAACCGCGGGCGAACAGGTGTTCGACATGTTCGCGGGCGTCGGGCCGTTCGTGATTCCATTCGCAAAACGCGAGGCGACCGTCGTCGGAACCGACCTGAACGAAGCCGCAGTGATGTACATGGAAGCGAACGCCCGCAGAAATGACGTGGAAGACCGCGTAACCGCCATCCACGGCGACGTGCGAGCGGTCGCGGCAGAGTACACCGGTTGGGCCGACCGCATTGTGATGAATCTTCCACACACTGCAAACGAATTTCTCGACACGGCCGTGGCTCTCGCGGGCGACGACTGTGTGCTCCACTACTACGATTTCCAGTCAGACGACGACCCATACGGCCCCGGCGAAGCCGCCATCCGCGCTGCCGCAGAGCCAACGTATGACGTGACGGTTGAAACCCGCCACACCGTGCGGTCGTACGCGCCCCACGAAGTGAACGTGTGTCTCGATGTTCGCCTGACGAAAGCGTGA
- the artA gene encoding archaeosortase A: MLGELLAALAWLTQFSDPLAWLVIVTFSVGAVIELRDRDLARPVSVGAWVLFAAFWLSLVYHFAFVAKSIIEGVGSAAAVPLSLYVAYLLWNGRDSLFVLTRAVALMGVVFMPFEAIIPLQKVLIELVARQTELLMQLLGVDPTVVSGAEYGHHDFRSTFYFTAENDPNHALTYTILIACTGIGSMAIFVGLIGAVRAPLRNKLRALAVSLPVIYGLNLIRNIFIGLGFGLQKFHIAPDLVMSVFSLSDPYRVSYIIADRLISQSLAVVALVFITWFVVRELPDVLVIIEDLLFLVTGDEYDLRKAFNMDAPMRADGDGRVE; encoded by the coding sequence ATGCTCGGAGAGCTACTGGCGGCGCTGGCGTGGCTGACGCAGTTTTCTGACCCCCTAGCGTGGCTGGTCATCGTCACGTTCTCTGTGGGTGCGGTCATCGAACTCCGCGACCGCGACCTCGCGCGCCCTGTATCGGTTGGTGCGTGGGTGCTGTTCGCCGCGTTCTGGCTCTCGCTCGTCTATCATTTCGCCTTCGTAGCAAAGAGCATCATCGAAGGTGTGGGCAGTGCGGCGGCGGTCCCGCTCAGCCTCTATGTCGCATATTTACTCTGGAACGGGAGAGATTCGCTCTTTGTGCTGACGCGTGCGGTGGCACTCATGGGTGTCGTGTTCATGCCGTTTGAGGCCATTATTCCGCTCCAGAAGGTGCTCATCGAGCTGGTCGCGCGCCAGACGGAGCTCCTCATGCAACTGCTTGGCGTCGACCCAACCGTCGTCTCTGGAGCCGAGTACGGCCATCACGACTTCCGTTCGACGTTCTACTTCACCGCCGAAAACGACCCGAACCACGCGCTCACCTATACCATTCTCATCGCGTGTACCGGAATCGGGAGCATGGCCATCTTTGTGGGGCTGATTGGTGCAGTCCGCGCACCGCTTCGCAACAAGCTCCGTGCACTTGCCGTGTCACTGCCAGTGATTTACGGACTGAATCTCATCAGAAACATTTTCATCGGACTCGGTTTTGGGCTCCAGAAGTTCCACATCGCACCCGATCTCGTCATGTCCGTGTTTTCGCTCTCTGACCCGTACAGAGTATCCTACATCATCGCAGACCGTCTCATCAGCCAAAGTCTTGCGGTCGTGGCACTCGTGTTCATCACGTGGTTCGTCGTGCGCGAGTTGCCGGACGTACTCGTCATCATCGAAGACCTACTGTTTCTCGTCACTGGCGACGAGTACGACCTGCGAAAGGCGTTCAATATGGACGCCCCGATGCGCGCAGACGGCGACGGCAGAGTGGAGTAA
- a CDS encoding orc1/cdc6 family replication initiation protein translates to MSEADELFTREDPIFANKELLEINHLPDGGRIVGRDEEIGHLANAVNPAIFGQSPSNVLIYGKTGTGKSLCAKYVSRRLIETADEEGVTVAMAYVDCAQDTTETQTVQTIATAVNDPAVTDIKIPDKGISTATYYKRLWKILDQQYDVVLVILDEIDKLDSDGILMQLSRAGEAGKLHHCKVGVIGISNKIKYKDRMDERVRSSLCEREYVFPPYDANQLREIMDARSDSFRDNVLEESVIPRAAALAAREHGDARKAIDILRYAGEIAQSTGAKTVKEAFIVQARERAETDRFRELIRGSTPHSRFVLQALTVLSLNNPNQDGFRTTRIYDVYKEICRQEGSDFLSLRRVRDLLKEHAFLDIIEQAHRSGGSAEGSYTEHQLLEEPAVVKKVLVETTE, encoded by the coding sequence ATGTCTGAGGCTGACGAACTTTTCACTCGAGAAGACCCCATCTTTGCGAACAAAGAGCTTCTCGAAATCAACCATCTACCGGACGGCGGACGAATCGTCGGGCGAGACGAGGAAATCGGTCACCTTGCAAACGCCGTGAACCCAGCAATTTTCGGACAGAGTCCGAGCAACGTGCTCATCTACGGAAAGACAGGCACCGGAAAATCACTCTGTGCGAAATACGTCTCCCGTCGGCTCATCGAGACTGCAGACGAGGAGGGCGTGACGGTTGCGATGGCGTACGTCGATTGTGCCCAGGACACGACTGAAACCCAAACGGTCCAGACCATCGCCACCGCGGTCAACGACCCAGCGGTGACGGACATCAAAATCCCGGATAAGGGCATCTCGACTGCGACCTACTACAAGCGCCTCTGGAAGATTTTAGACCAGCAGTACGACGTGGTGCTCGTCATCTTAGACGAAATCGACAAACTCGACAGCGACGGCATCTTGATGCAGCTCTCTCGGGCGGGCGAAGCCGGAAAGCTCCACCACTGCAAGGTTGGCGTCATCGGCATCAGCAACAAAATCAAGTACAAAGACCGAATGGACGAGCGCGTCCGTTCGTCGCTCTGTGAACGCGAGTACGTCTTCCCGCCCTACGACGCGAACCAACTTCGAGAGATTATGGACGCCCGCTCTGACTCGTTTCGCGACAACGTCTTAGAGGAGTCCGTGATTCCGCGGGCCGCCGCTCTCGCCGCGCGCGAACACGGTGACGCCCGCAAGGCAATCGACATCCTTCGCTACGCCGGAGAAATCGCCCAGTCAACTGGGGCGAAAACGGTCAAAGAGGCGTTCATCGTCCAAGCGCGCGAACGCGCAGAAACCGACCGCTTTAGAGAACTCATCCGCGGTTCGACGCCACACTCCCGGTTCGTCCTCCAAGCGCTCACCGTCCTCTCGCTCAACAACCCGAATCAGGACGGCTTTCGTACGACCCGAATCTACGACGTGTACAAAGAAATCTGCAGGCAGGAGGGCTCTGACTTTCTCTCGCTCCGTCGGGTCCGCGACCTCCTCAAAGAACACGCCTTCCTCGACATCATCGAGCAAGCCCACCGCAGCGGCGGTAGTGCCGAAGGCAGCTACACCGAACACCAGCTGCTCGAGGAACCAGCCGTCGTAAAGAAGGTTCTCGTCGAAACAACTGAGTAG
- a CDS encoding GTPase: MGLEEEIESIREEITSTPYNKSTEAHIGRLKAKLAEKKEKLESQASAGGGDGYAVEKHGDATVALVGFPSVGKSTLLNALTNAESEVGAYEFTTINVHPGMLQYNGANIQLMDVPGLIEGAAGGRGGGREVLSVVRTADLVIFMLSVFEIERYSRLREELYNNKVRIDTGPPSLKVTKKGKGGINVTSSVDLDLSEEVIKEILREKGYVNADVVIRENITVDRLIDGLMKNRVYLPSMVIANKADLIDHDYLENVHEDLREEGLDPDDVVFISAEAEKGLDALKETIWKKLGLIRVYMDKPGRGTDFEEPLIIKRGETIEDACKKLGANLLDRFRFARVTGPSAKHDAQQVGLDHVLEDEDILRIIARK, from the coding sequence ATGGGGCTCGAAGAGGAGATTGAATCCATCCGCGAGGAGATAACCAGCACGCCCTACAACAAGTCCACAGAGGCGCATATTGGACGGTTGAAGGCGAAGCTCGCGGAGAAAAAAGAGAAGTTGGAGTCGCAAGCCTCCGCGGGCGGTGGCGACGGTTATGCCGTCGAGAAGCACGGCGACGCGACGGTCGCGCTCGTTGGCTTCCCGAGCGTTGGCAAGTCCACGCTCCTCAACGCGCTCACCAACGCAGAAAGTGAGGTGGGGGCCTACGAGTTCACGACCATCAACGTCCACCCCGGGATGTTGCAGTACAACGGCGCGAACATCCAACTAATGGACGTGCCGGGGCTTATCGAAGGCGCAGCGGGCGGCCGCGGTGGAGGGCGAGAAGTGCTCTCTGTCGTCCGAACCGCAGACCTCGTCATCTTCATGCTCTCGGTGTTCGAAATCGAGCGCTACTCGCGCTTACGCGAGGAACTGTATAACAACAAGGTCAGAATCGACACCGGGCCACCCTCCCTCAAAGTCACGAAAAAGGGGAAGGGCGGCATCAACGTCACGTCGAGTGTCGATCTCGATCTTTCAGAAGAGGTCATCAAAGAGATCCTCCGGGAGAAGGGGTACGTCAACGCGGACGTGGTCATCCGCGAGAACATCACCGTAGACCGCCTCATCGACGGCCTGATGAAAAACCGCGTCTATCTCCCGTCGATGGTCATCGCCAACAAGGCAGACCTCATCGACCACGACTATCTAGAGAACGTCCACGAAGACCTCCGCGAAGAGGGACTCGACCCGGACGACGTGGTGTTCATCAGCGCCGAGGCAGAGAAGGGCTTAGACGCGCTCAAAGAGACGATTTGGAAGAAACTCGGTCTCATTCGCGTCTATATGGACAAACCCGGTCGGGGGACGGACTTCGAAGAGCCACTCATCATCAAGCGAGGGGAAACCATCGAAGATGCCTGTAAAAAGCTCGGCGCGAACCTGCTCGACCGATTCCGCTTCGCGCGCGTGACGGGCCCGAGCGCGAAACACGATGCCCAACAGGTGGGTCTCGACCACGTCCTCGAAGACGAAGACATCCTTCGCATCATCGCTCGCAAGTAG
- a CDS encoding ParA family protein, translating into MLTYTVYSEAGGVGKTTLSANLAKAHARAGQDVLVIDLDPQEGSLTYLLAVEAARNEGGSDNLVRHMIGRPGGAFADLVRTAEPGIDVLPSHNMLERLTELLLRTSEIEEQTNPDPEYTYPRYEQLHRVLAEARIHESYDVLIVDPPATTGDHLYNAIYATRNVVIPLELSGKGHQSVEGLQDIVAGLESELDLEVGVLAVVPNEVKDTADQREYEAALSELGFSVPVSIRDRTSLFEGCWKQQVNAFTYVEEHRARKRQYELDTLAQFDELAAFISEQVDGEAAEHAEVSA; encoded by the coding sequence ATGCTCACGTACACGGTTTATTCGGAGGCCGGTGGTGTCGGGAAAACCACGCTTTCTGCAAATCTCGCTAAGGCACACGCCCGAGCCGGGCAGGACGTGCTCGTCATTGATTTAGACCCACAAGAAGGGAGTTTGACCTATTTACTTGCTGTCGAAGCCGCTCGCAACGAGGGTGGGTCGGACAATCTCGTCCGGCATATGATTGGGCGACCGGGCGGCGCGTTTGCGGACTTGGTCCGAACTGCCGAACCGGGTATCGACGTCCTTCCGAGCCACAACATGCTCGAACGGTTGACCGAGTTGCTTCTTCGGACTTCAGAAATCGAAGAGCAGACGAATCCCGACCCGGAGTACACGTACCCGCGCTACGAACAACTCCACCGGGTGCTCGCGGAGGCTCGGATTCACGAATCTTACGACGTGTTGATCGTCGACCCACCGGCGACGACGGGCGACCATCTGTACAACGCAATCTACGCGACGCGCAACGTGGTCATCCCACTCGAACTCTCTGGGAAAGGTCACCAGAGCGTCGAAGGGTTACAGGACATCGTGGCTGGGCTCGAATCGGAACTTGATTTAGAAGTCGGTGTGCTCGCCGTGGTACCAAACGAAGTCAAAGACACCGCAGACCAACGCGAGTACGAGGCAGCGCTCTCGGAACTCGGCTTTTCGGTACCTGTTTCCATTCGCGACCGCACCTCGCTGTTCGAGGGCTGTTGGAAACAGCAGGTGAACGCGTTCACCTACGTCGAAGAACACCGGGCGCGAAAACGCCAGTACGAACTCGACACACTCGCGCAGTTCGACGAGCTTGCGGCGTTCATCAGCGAGCAAGTCGATGGCGAAGCCGCGGAGCACGCGGAGGTTTCGGCATGA
- a CDS encoding BGTF surface domain-containing protein produces the protein MTSPSESQVDAASFEVAVQTLTTETDEDDTEVLQGSNANIDVTSNRGAFQVDITADGLDSEDLDDIFNQSDNDFVSANEDDDEVTLNVTGDDTVVANFSEFDDVGDYTFEFNANDTTASDTASVTVNELDTDITFGQSVTAEEVGDNAQITINMEDSTEAWVFIGSEDVNYLERVHVVDDDEDGEVVLEVNTFLAGRTTDNTTTAFDVLDDDKFGSDGVTSYDSGNTDLDIASNLTSPLAAGDYDLRVASSDEITADGDVTDEKGVGTLALRERSTDSIKTWVAPTGAANSDDLEDLLGEVSESDTVTVGPQGDRLVVQVEASGLYGYVNDGDLEDLAANGLEFRLEQTNPDANQDEVVLNASTLGTDDTDATLYTDEDNNTFFVVIDTRAFSELEDGQNYEASFTVGDEDETTSPNPYVDDEEEESVSTDFSLDDPDGEFDNLQNGDLTVAKSSSSMVSGTTNVAPGTELTIRLRSSNSDSPFLKSQTVDVQADGTFSAEFDMSDVATGAEFTATIRKGSTVLGDEVDGVVGEGASAEVTFDDQETDGSSVVVSSVTLSEGGFVTIHDATLLDGDALGSVVGTSEYLDAGTHEDVEVSLDSSLEEDQELIAMPHMDSNDNEEYDFVTSEGADDGPYTGDDGNAVTDSAQITIGSGTTTAEPTDTTTAEPTDTTTAEPTDTTTDEPTDEPTTTEEEGPGFGALAAVIALIAAALLAVRRSN, from the coding sequence GTGACGAGCCCGAGCGAAAGCCAAGTTGATGCGGCTTCGTTCGAAGTTGCCGTCCAGACGCTGACCACTGAAACCGACGAGGACGACACAGAAGTTCTCCAAGGAAGCAACGCAAACATCGACGTCACGTCCAACCGTGGTGCATTCCAGGTTGACATCACGGCGGACGGTCTCGACAGCGAAGACCTCGACGATATCTTCAACCAGAGCGACAACGACTTCGTCTCTGCAAACGAGGATGACGACGAGGTCACGCTCAATGTCACGGGCGACGACACCGTTGTTGCAAACTTCTCCGAGTTCGACGATGTTGGTGACTACACGTTCGAGTTCAACGCGAACGACACCACCGCATCCGACACCGCATCCGTTACGGTCAACGAACTCGACACCGACATCACCTTCGGCCAGTCCGTCACGGCCGAGGAAGTTGGTGACAACGCTCAAATCACGATTAACATGGAAGATTCCACCGAGGCGTGGGTCTTCATTGGCAGCGAAGATGTCAACTACCTCGAGCGCGTCCACGTTGTCGACGACGACGAAGACGGCGAAGTTGTGCTCGAAGTAAACACCTTCCTTGCCGGTCGAACCACCGACAACACAACTACCGCCTTCGACGTTCTTGACGACGACAAATTCGGTAGTGACGGTGTGACCAGCTACGACTCCGGTAACACGGACCTCGATATCGCATCGAACCTCACCTCACCACTCGCCGCTGGCGATTACGACCTCCGCGTCGCATCGTCCGATGAGATCACCGCTGACGGTGACGTGACCGATGAGAAGGGCGTTGGTACCCTCGCACTTCGCGAGCGCTCTACCGATAGCATCAAGACGTGGGTTGCACCAACGGGTGCAGCGAACTCTGACGACCTCGAAGACCTCCTCGGTGAGGTCAGCGAGAGCGACACTGTTACAGTTGGCCCACAAGGCGACCGTCTTGTTGTCCAAGTCGAAGCAAGTGGCCTCTACGGCTACGTTAACGATGGTGACCTCGAAGACCTCGCCGCAAACGGTCTCGAATTCCGTCTTGAGCAAACCAACCCTGACGCAAACCAGGACGAAGTTGTTCTAAACGCTTCAACTCTTGGAACCGACGACACTGACGCGACGCTCTACACTGACGAAGACAACAACACGTTCTTCGTCGTGATCGACACTCGCGCGTTCTCTGAGCTTGAGGACGGCCAGAACTACGAAGCATCCTTCACCGTTGGCGACGAGGACGAGACGACGAGTCCGAACCCATACGTCGACGATGAGGAAGAAGAGAGCGTCTCCACGGACTTCTCTCTCGACGACCCTGACGGAGAATTCGACAACCTCCAGAACGGCGACCTCACGGTTGCGAAGAGCTCGTCCAGCATGGTCTCGGGTACGACCAACGTTGCACCCGGCACCGAGCTGACAATCCGTCTCCGCTCTTCCAACAGCGACTCGCCATTCCTGAAGTCCCAGACGGTTGACGTCCAGGCCGACGGCACCTTCTCGGCTGAGTTCGACATGTCCGATGTCGCAACCGGCGCTGAATTCACGGCAACCATCCGCAAAGGTAGCACCGTGCTCGGCGACGAAGTCGACGGCGTTGTCGGCGAAGGCGCATCCGCAGAAGTTACGTTCGACGACCAGGAAACCGACGGCTCGTCCGTTGTTGTTTCCTCGGTCACGCTCTCCGAGGGCGGCTTCGTGACGATCCACGACGCAACGCTCCTCGACGGCGACGCACTCGGTAGCGTTGTCGGCACCTCCGAGTACCTCGACGCAGGTACGCACGAGGATGTTGAGGTCTCCCTTGACTCCAGCCTCGAAGAGGACCAGGAGCTCATCGCGATGCCTCACATGGACTCGAACGACAACGAAGAGTACGACTTCGTCACGTCCGAAGGCGCTGACGACGGTCCGTACACTGGTGACGACGGCAACGCAGTGACTGACTCCGCTCAGATCACGATCGGCAGTGGCACGACCACGGCCGAGCCGACCGACACCACGACGGCTGAGCCAACCGACACCACGACGGCTGAGCCAACCGACACCACGACTGACGAGCCAACCGACGAGCCAACGACCACTGAAGAAGAAGGTCCAGGCTTCGGCGCGCTTGCAGCAGTCATCGCGCTCATTGCAGCCGCACTCCTCGCAGTGCGCCGCAGCAACTAA